TGAGCTCCTCCAAGAGCTTGGGAGGTCGAAGCGAGTGGATCGGCTTGGATTTGTAGGGCACGTTGGTCCCGATACCCCCGGGGATGAAGTACCGGTCCCAAATGCGCTCAGCGACCTCGGGGATGGGGAATTGCGACATGGCTGCGTGCAGGTGTCCTCCGGGGTCACCGTTCTGCAACCTTCGACACAGGACGACATCGAGCGCGGTGCCGCTGACAACCCCAAGTTGCCCGTGCGCTGAAACCGCGTTTGCCAGTCTCCATGAGGAAACTGCGACGCCCATGCCGCCTTGAATGATTCGTGGGTATTCCATATTGGTGCAGTGAGAAACACTAATTCGCTAGCCGATAAACGAGCGGTCGTCCATGGCCGCGAGTTGGTTGATTGCGACCAGCTTCCGCTTCATTTCCGGCGCTAGGTTTTGATGCTCGCCAAAATCGACGCCGACCTCCTTCATGACCTCAACCAAGTCGTCGTGATGAAGCTTGGACTGATACTCGATCGCCGAGCGAGCACAGACTGCCTTCGGGCCTTCTTCGCCCGCTTCCTTGTAGTAAGCGACGCCGAGCTGTGCGGGACGTTGAATCACGTGGAATAGCTTGCCGAATGGCATCCACAGAAGCAGAATGATCACGCAGAAGGCATGGAGCAGTGAGACAAAGCTGAAATGTGCGCCGCCCATGAGCTTGTAGCTCGCAGTGATCATGAGGCCGGTGATGGAGACCGCAAACAGAAGCACTAGCGGAATGAGGTCGTTCTCGATAGACTGGACCGCGTGCGCCCCATGCTGAAACACGCGCCGGTGCATGGCGATTCCAATGCCAGTCAGAACCAGCACCGCGCTGATGTTGAGTCCATTGAACAAGAACCAGCCGACCACGCTGCCGGGGTCAAATATGAACTGAGGCAGACTCATGAACTCAACCTGGTAGTTATAGCCATCGGGCGCGACCCCGAACTGGATCCATCCCCAGCTCAGGGGAAACGTGATGGCAAATGCAATGAGGCAACCCCAGGCCATGCCCATGTGAGCGAGCCAGCGGGTGTGGCTGCGCTTTCCGATGAACTTTTGCAGAACGATGTTATTGAGCAGAAGCACACCCAGCTTCATTACATTGCGGAGGAGCTTCTTCGGCCGGACAAACAGCTTCCATGAAGCGACAAAGTACCGCCAAGTGGCGGGTCGCTGAATCCACATGAGGTAACGGTAGGCGAAGGCAAACGCCGCGAAGATCGTCGCCGCCGTATACGCTGCAAGGGGCGAGTCGAACCGGGTCAGCTTCCCAGAGCCAAAGTAGACTGCCGCGAGCAGGCCCATCGAGCATACGAGCCCGCCGGTCACGGCGAGAGTCGCTGGATTTTTGGGAGGACTCTGAGTCACGATTTCTCCTCCTCCAGGACCGCGTCGATCCAGCTAAGGCAGGCCATCATGTGCGGAAAGCCTAAAGTAGGCGCGGCCAAGACCGCCGCGTGGCGCAACTCGTCCACCGTCGCGCCCGCTTGTAGGGCCTTGTGCGCATGACTCTTTGCCCCCCCTTCCAACCGAGCTCCGAAAGACATCGCAAGTTTGATCAGACAGCGAGTCTTTTCATCCAGCGGGCCCGCTGCGGCGATCGCCTCGCCATAGACCTCATAAGCCCGGCCCACGTCTGGGAAGTCCTCAAAGAAACGCACGTATCGCTTTGGAAGGCGTGCCATAGTCAAAAGTATGGAGCCGCTTGGTGCGCCCAGACATGACATCGATCATAGTGCTTGCCCACCAAGCGAAACTAGGTCCGCAATTCTCCTGACCGGCGGATCCAGTCGGCGCATGGGTGTGGACAAGAGTTCGCTCTTGGTTCAAGGTGAACCACTGGCACTTCGGCTCGCTCGCCAGCTACGAACGGCGGGATGGGAACCCACGATCCTCGGAAAGACCCCCCAGCAAGGATACGCCTTCCTTCCCGACGAGCAGCCGAATACCGGCCCACTTGCGGCCATTCGCGGATACCGCCCTTCAACCGAGCTCGTCTTCATCGTCTCGTGCGACATCCCGCTGTTCGACGCAAGAGTTTGTGATGCTCTTCGAGGCTGCCTGGGGGCAGCCGCAGCGGCGGTGCCTTCCATCCAGGGACGGCTTCAACCGCTGTGCGGGCTCTACCGCCAGTCCGCCTGGGGCGCGTTGGGGGAACTCGAGTCCGAACGGCTCATGGACTGGATCGCCGCAATCAATGCCTTGGCTATTCCCGAGGAAGCGCTCATGAACCTTGGCATTCGGCCCACCTGGTGTACCGGAGTGAACACCCCGGAGGAATTCGAATCGCTCGTCTCGAGTGAGGACCTGGACCCCCGATTCTAGAACGCCTGACCTTCCGGATCTAACACGTTTGGGCGAGCGCCTTCTTCCCACCGAGAAGGAGTCGCAGCATCACCGCCGACCAGATCGCCAACCCAGTGAGTTCGATAAAGCCAGTCCAACCCATCGGCAAGAAAGCCGCACGATTCAAGTCAGTCAGGATCTCGAGCATCACGCGCGCCGCGTTCCCCAGGTTCAACAGAATGAAAACGCTCCACAGCGCAGGCGCACTTCGTTCGTCCCGCATGAGCATTCGCGTTACCAGGTGGTAGCCGACCCCAATGATCATCTGCGAGATGAAACCAACCGTGACCGCATGTCGGATTGCCCCGGTGTAAGCATGTGAGAACGGCGCACCCATCGAAGCAAGGTGGAACGGCTCGAAGAGGAGTAACCCGCCTGCCCCAAGCAGCCACGAAAACGCGGCCCGGATGAACTTCTGGCTATGATTCGCATGACGAACGGGGCTGAAGACGCCCAATGACACGCACATTGCGATGGCTCCGAAAGCAAGAAGCGCACCGCCCATCCGGAACCACAAATCGGCACCAGGCATCAGACCGGACCGGAAGTAGCAACTCCATCCGAGGACGCGCAAGACCAGCCCCACCGCCCAAAGTCCAAACGCCGTCAGCCCCCACTGCGGATCGGCAGCCCGGAATCCAAGGCAACCCGGGAACTTGCTGGCAGCCACTCCGAAGATCATCATGGCGACGAACCCCAGGAATTGAACCTCGCGCAACGGTGTGAACCACTCGGCCACAAAGGAGATCGAGGCTCCTTTGTCGGTTTGGTGACTCAGCGCAAAGGCCAGCGGCTCGGCGACAGACACCAGGAGCAAGCATCCCAGCGATCCAAACACGAAGGTCGTCGGCCAGGTGAGCGACTTGCCTGTTCGGAAGCGATTGGAGCCGCTGTTGTAGCAGAAGAGCAGCACCGCCACCAGTTGCAAGGTGGCCGACAGGACTCCCAGCCAGCGCCAGCGGTCAGGGTCGGCCTGTGCAAGGGGCTCGGCCGCGAAGCGTAGAGCGATTCCCGCGCCCATCGTCCCAAGCGCCCACCAAGCGACTCGATGAAACAGATCGCGTTTGGCCAGCGTCGTTCCGTGTTGCTGCATCGCAAACCCCATGACAAAGAAGCCAACCCATCCAAAGAGTTGAGAATTTGCATGGGCGAGGACGAACGGAGTCCACACCGAGGCGGTGTAGCTCGCTTGCCCAGCAATGCCGAGGAGAGCCACCGCACCCAAGAGGCAACCCACCGTAAGCACGGTGACGATTCCGCAGACAAAGAACGGACGGTACACCTGCGTCTCCGCCTGGTCGGTCCCAGTCTTAGGGGTTGTTAGTGCCGAGCGCATCGGCAACAATGTCAACGACGCGCGTTGGTCCATCATGATCTGAGTGTCGCCTCGGAAGCGACGGGCCGCCATGATCCATGTCATAACGGCCCGTCGCGGGTCAGAGTTTCAGCAAGGTTTCTCTGCGCCTTTGCGCGAATAGAACCACCAGTTGAGCACGATGTTGAACACATAGAACCCGGCAAGACCCATGAAGAACGGGGCCGCGTTCTTGCCCGTGCCCAGGATCGCTCCGAGGAGCACACTGAACACGAACGGGCCGTAAGCCGCAATCGCCGAGGTCCATCCGATCACGCCGCTTGCCTGTCGCGGTGGAAAGATCATGGGGATTTGCTTGAACGTACTGGCGTTACCGATACCGCTGAAGAAGAAGATTCCCAGCATCAGCCAGAGGAAACCAGACCAGCTAGCCATAGAGGTTGGGTTCGCGAAGGGCACAATCGCCAGGCTGCAGGCGAGCAACCCGATGGCGCTGACCATCGTCACTTTGGCACCGCCGACCTTATCCGCCACTGGACCCGCCGCGGCGCGAACACCCGCTCCCACCAGGGGGCCGAGGAACGCGAAGGCGAGCGGGTCGGGGCCACCCTCAAACCCACCGTAGAGCTGCTTG
The sequence above is drawn from the Chthonomonas sp. genome and encodes:
- a CDS encoding carboxymuconolactone decarboxylase family protein; amino-acid sequence: MARLPKRYVRFFEDFPDVGRAYEVYGEAIAAAGPLDEKTRCLIKLAMSFGARLEGGAKSHAHKALQAGATVDELRHAAVLAAPTLGFPHMMACLSWIDAVLEEEKS
- a CDS encoding NTP transferase domain-containing protein; this encodes MGVDKSSLLVQGEPLALRLARQLRTAGWEPTILGKTPQQGYAFLPDEQPNTGPLAAIRGYRPSTELVFIVSCDIPLFDARVCDALRGCLGAAAAAVPSIQGRLQPLCGLYRQSAWGALGELESERLMDWIAAINALAIPEEALMNLGIRPTWCTGVNTPEEFESLVSSEDLDPRF